In the genome of Astatotilapia calliptera chromosome 18, fAstCal1.2, whole genome shotgun sequence, the window TGCACCGTTGTTTCTGCTTCATTCTGTTCTGTCTGGTGTTGCaccgtttttggttttttgcagcTTTTGCACACCTGCACTTTATTATGTAGTCCTGTGTTTATTGTCTGTTATACGTAGCACCATGGTCTTGGAGGACCGTTGTCCTGTTTCACTGTGTACTGCACATGGttggaatgacaataaagccacttgcCCTGACCGGACGacgggtacactgtggtcatctAAGGATGAACACGGTCAGTAACAATACTCAGACTGTGGTGTTGAAGTCAttctcagttggtactaaggcaCTTTTCCCATATTTGTAGGTCTGCATGGACAAATCTTCAAAACTAGAAACTGATTGCAATATGGATCAGTAAAACCACAGTGGAGGGACTCGTTTTTCATCTcatcaaacacgttttgctgtcACACACATTGACCCTATGTTAACTTACacgtgacaaaaacaaaaatacaaactgaaaataaactggTCTGGTTTCAGATGAGAGTGGCCTTAGTTCAACGTAAAATCATCATCAGAGGCAAAAACCAAAACTCGGCTCAGCAACTTAATAAGTCCTTTATTTGCAATGTTCCATTACCTTTCCAGTTTCCGATGCAAAAgaagcaataattttttttttaaataacgaaagcggaaaaaaaaaaaaaaaaaaaaaaaaaaaaaggaaagaaaatatttacaaaattcaaataaaactaataatcaATGGATTATCTAAAGCACCTCTCTGCATCCGGACAACTGCGGTTTCTGCTGGATAAGGAGACACTGCAATTACATCAGCAATTtgtttctgaaaaataaaactgaaaaagtttattatcatcatcattattattattattattatatatttacagAACGCTCCTGAAATCCTGAAACTAGTTTCCACTTAAAGTAGAAAAGGCTTTCGGATCAtttctgtgtctttttttttttttttttttaaactttatatattttatcaagTCAATTTTCTGTAGATTTCAAGTTTTAACGGTGATTGGGTCGTTAAGTGTCCTCTACAACAGCTCAGGTTTAAGTACAGAAGAGGTAAAAGATGAAGAGTCAGTCAGTGTGGTTCACTACTGGGGGATGGGAGAGAATGGCTTTAAAGAGGAAGCATTAAGACCACCCCCTAGTagtcaaggtcaaaggtcaacatcagccctctgtgtttctgtcctcTGCTAGTTTATCATGATAGGAAAGGAGAGAAAATAGACAACCTTTGCTTTAAAAACTCCATCAAATTAAGATTAGTTCATGTACACTGTAACGTTTTGTCCACTGGATCGTTAATAGGAACACACTTCAGTCATGCTGCACACTCCGGAAAaggacaaggacataagagccGTGTCGGGACTGAACAAATGTTATGGCATGTTGATAAACCCCCCTCCACCAACCCACCCACCCGCCCGCTACACTTCACGCCCTGCTGTTTCCTCTTGTAGATCAGAAAGGTTGTTTGTCATTAGAATCGTCTAGAGGGGTGAAAGAGCAGCCAGTTGGTTTGCTTTACTTTGACATAGAAAGTTTCGTAGTGATGTGGGATACTTCACACCTCGCTAATGAGTAATCCTGCTGAAACCTGCATTTTCAAGTTTGCTTTGATGAGGACACTTGCTGTGACAAGCAGGTGGAGAAATAATGAGGAAGCAGGAGAGGGAAGgtagaaaagaaatgattgtttttCAGAGTCCATCcctccaaaaaaagaagaaaaaaaaggaacacaatAAAGATTTATCCTCATTGAGGATTGATTCGAGTCTGCCTCTCTGGCAATACTGTCCATGACTCTCCGTGGTCGCCTGCAGAGCTCTGGCGGCAGCTTTTAGTTCAGTATTTTACTCCTTGTCAGATTCCTCTTCGGCCTCGCGGAGCCAGGTGAAGAAGCCGGTGACCGACTTCAAGGCCACGCCTTTGCCTGTCTGCTCTGCCGGGTCTTTGCTGGTTTCCCATTCGTAGAAGGCCTCCTCTTTAATGACGTCCTCATCATACAAGGCGTCGAAGAACATCCGCAGCAGGTCTGCAGAGACAAAATTAGAGCATTATAGAAGCTTTATTAACAGCtccattttaaaattgtttctgTTTGCATTGAGTCAGGGACACTTGAAAAGCTATAAAGAGCTAATCAGTAGGTCAAATCCTAATTAACACGTTTCTTTTAGTGATTAGGCTTTTCTGTTTCAACCCTCCAATCCAGTTcataacactttaaaaaataaatttaaaaaaaaaaatcaccccaagaatgtgttttcctccaaaataGACCACTTCCATTTCTGTGTTCAGGGAAAATGACTCAGGCCCTCCAGCAGCAACACTACAAAAACCTTCAGTCTCATCTTTAAATCTTGATACCCTGAATACACAGCTGCTGTACACATgatgattttatctgttttcaccCTGAACAAAAACAACCTGGAAATACAGGCAGATCTTTTCTGATAAGGAGCTGCGTTTCAGACAAACCAACAAGGTCCATTTTTTAATGCCTGTGATCATCACATAACCAATTACACATTACTTTagagcagcagctgttttttgtttttaaccccccccccccaaaagctGCACCCAACAGCACATAGAGGTAAACATTAAACATCTAAGAAGCTGTAATCCGTGTCTGGCAAAGGGAATTTTACagatcctttatttatccaggtaaaaagtctcgcaaacattaaaaacatatttttaaagaatgaTCTGGGAAGCAAAAATGACAACATAACATTGCTGATCTATACAAATTATTTCAAGTGGTCAACAAGGACTGGATTGATTAGAAAGTAGATACAATAACGCAAATCTATAAAGATACTTTGTAACAGTTGATTTTGTAGTTTTCGCTTAAAAACTGACTTTaagttttttcctttctttgggGAAACATGAACTTTGTATATGCCAACAAGACTGCTTACAGTGACGTGAAGGCTTTTTAAAATAGACAGCAACATAAAGAACCGAAGCATTGAATTTCCAGCAAACAGCTGATTTCGTTACATGTCCCTGCTCGATTACTCTGAGCGACAGCTACTGTCAGCTGAATTTGAAACAAGCTCACAGGAAAGATTTCTGCTTGATTTGTGCTCTTTAAACAAGCTTACTGGACTTtagtaacatttaaaaaaaaaaaaaaacttctctgAAATAATTCAAAGACAGACTTGGAGGGAGCGAGACTCATCCAGAGAACATTTATCACTAATAATTTACAAAGGCCAATAAATTTGCCATCTTGTGCCATTATCTGAACCGATTTATGGTATCTTCCTGCTGTGTCTCGATGCACGATCAAGAATCCAggttaaacaaaaaagaaatctcaGAAAGCTGAGCGACATTATCAGTGGGAGGTGCATCACATCACTCATCCATGTGACTTCTTTAAGTTCCCCCAACCTTATAATCAGCCCAGCTGCACGACTGAAACCAGTATCACCGCATTACAGTAAGCCTTGAGTTCAGTTTCGTCTCCACTGACTTTCATGAAATTTGGGATCATTTGCTTATGTTGCCAAAAAGACGCAACAGCTGAGGAAACCACATTAAAATGACACTTTGAATCATTGGCGACTTTGACGCCTGGATTTAACAGATGCTTCAGTATCTAAATATTTATAAGTGAACCAATCAGATTTGTATGTTCGGCAGTATTACAGTTCACTGTAAGTGGGGAAACTCACGAGCAGGCTGCTCCATGTGCACCATCAGAGCCTGGAGGGCGTACAGGGCCTGCAGCTCTTTCTGCTCGTCGTACAGGTATCTCTGCAGCAGAGAGGCTCTCTGGCCGATCTGCTGTGCATCCACCTTGTACGGGTTGTCACCTGAAACGAAGTGAACAAGTTTTTAAACcagaaagtgtgatttttaaaagtaagcGCTATTAAAATTTACTATAAAATAAATccgttttaatttatttaaaaaaaaaacaacaacaacaacaacaactatatTTTCCATACTTCAGAATTTGAGCTTGGGTcgttgtgaaaagaaaaaagactaaatcatagacacacacacagaaatagagGCAGCTCGTGGTGTATTAGTCATACTTACATATGATAGCAGACTGGCACACTGATGTCATCAATGCTCGTACAAACTGGTTCGAAGCAGTCTGCTGCTCGTCCAAGTTAGCCTGAAAATAGGAAACAAAATGCAGTTGGAGAGGGGGAACATGAACAACACTGGGAAATAAGAGCACGCACAAAATGTTCAGGTCTGAAAACACTCTGTACTGCCTCACACACACCTCGATCCAGTCTCTGATGCGTTGATTGTTGGCCTTGTCCTGGAGGAGTCTGTCCAGCTGTTTGCTGATCTCCTCTCCGCTGAGGACCTTCTTCTTACTGGCCTCTTTGGGCTCCATCTCCTCTCCCACGGTGAACTCCACTTTCTGAAATACAcaattaaatgtgtaaaaaaaaaagaaaaaaaaaagaaaagaaaaaagcctgaAGACACGGAGTAACTTGTTTCTAATCGTAAATCCCCACAAGCAAAAATCTCTCTTGCTTTCATCTCTGCCCACCAGGTAGACTCcagctgtgtttgtctttgGTGCTGTGCAGGATGTGCTGCTTTCTCGTTACCATTTTAAGCTTTGTTGTTACAAAATAGACCAATTATAGCTGCTTTAAACGTATCCTAACATTTTTAGACCACTAAACAAAACTCCAAAAGTGCAGACAAGTGTTTTATCGTCTAAAACCTGAACGTGTTGCACGTACCTGATCGGTGACAAACTTGTTGACGTCTTCATCTTTGGGCAAGAAGTCGTTCCAATTTAGCCCAGCCTCTGTCCACAAAGCCCCGACCTTATTGGGGGTCTTAAGGGGAGAAAAGGGCCAGATAATCAAATATCTGtggcttttatttctttttctttctctcttttttttaaccaaaaccaaaaaacatgtGCAACACAAGGTAATAAAACGAGTGTGTTCGGTTACCTTTTCTTTACAAAGCAACTTGAGGATCTGTACCAGCAGCACGCTGGCCTTCCCCAGAGGCACAAGAGGCTTTGAGATCTCCCTGAAGACACAGATGCACTGAATTAAGCTCCCATTTTTCTTAGAGCTGGATTATAATTCAGTTTATCTCATTTTAAAGCTGGAAATAAGTGACCTAGTTTTAAATTTAGCTTAAAATCTTTATTTCCGAGAAACACCGTCAACAAAAGAATCTCTGGAAAATGATTCCAACActatttacagtttaaaaacgTCCATTTCCATCAGACTATATTCTAAAGTCAAAGTATTCGAGTTTGCTTTCACTTATTTGAAATGTGACCGCTGACATTAAGCTCTCACCTGAACAGCTGTCCCATAGGGATGCCTCCCTCGTGGAGCATAGGAGTAATAAGCTCAGCCAGGTAGAGCCAGATGTGAGGTATATCTATGGCCATGTCTTCTGCTACCTCCAGAATCTCTAGTAGCCTGCAAAAGAATCGGCTTTAGTTCCATCTGCTCGAGAACATCCATCGAGGGTAGATTTTAGTTGAAACCAGGCGGCGTTCTTCCTGTTACACGCTTACCCTTTGTAGTACTGCTGCGTGGGCAAAGTCCCTGCCTTTATAAGCTGGTGCAGCAACAGGCCCATGTGTTCCCGAGCGATGGTGCTTCGTTCAAGCGTCGACTCCAAGCCGTTCCGCACGAACACGTACAGCAGTGATGTGCTGTTGAGCTCCACCACACACTGCAATGCCTCCTACAGCACCAGAGTGACACAAAGCAATGCTGTTAACACGGTTCACTTTTAAACATGGAAGTACAACTCTGATTGTTAGAGGCAAGTCTGCACCTTGACATCATTGATGTGGAGGTATTCTTCAATGATCGCATGCGACTTCTTCTCCACTTCCTCTTCAGTCAAGGCAGGTTTAgggagagatggaggaggagtGGGAGCGCTCTCACGCTTAACTGaagaaaaaggtaaaaatacaacttgaaGCTCATTGTTCTTTATGTCCTTTTCTTTAAACCACATCTTTCTCTATTCAActctttttaattctttatttcATACCTGGGACGAAGTCACTACCCTTGTCCCGACTTCCTCTATCTCTGCTTCCTCGGTCTCTGCTTCCCCGATCCCTGCTTCCTCTGTCCCGACTGTCTGTCATGCTGGCGACGCGGCGCACAGATTCAGTTGAAGACCTGCCATCTCCTCCCCTCCCGCCGCGCTCTTGCGACTCTCTGCTGAAGCTTCTCTTGGTGACTTGGTTCGCTTCCCGTCCTTCGCTGCGATCAAATCTGTCAAATCGATCCCTGTTGCGGTCGCTCCTGTCCCTGTTGCTCCCACGTTCGCGGCTCGAACTCGACCTAATGGTAAAAGGAGACACAAAGAGGTCATTTTAACACACTCAATCAATTTGTAATCATGTACCACTaaaagttttgtattttttgagaCCGCAGTAGGCTCTTGTATACAAAGGGGAGGCCAGATGGAGGAAGATTAGTATTCAAGTGGTCGCCATCTGCAACCTCACAACTAGATGCcagtaaaatgtgttttgaaaaacgtgacataaacataaagtaaaaaataagagTGCCTATGACAAGTGATAAACTAAAATTTGTGAATCAAGTACTCAACTAAAGCAGAAGCAGACCAATTAATGAGAAAATATTTGGTGCTTCTGAGTACCTTTGAGGAACTCTGCGATCAGAGTCTGTTGCAGACATCAATGACCCAGACTGTAGGGCAGAGAAGCGGTTGAGAGTGCTGGTACCCGGACGCCCAGAGTCTAGAAAGATGGAAATGAATAGATTAAGAGCCAAACCACAAACAGCCACAAAGCAATGCTGTGCTTTAGAAGAAAGCTGAAGGTCTTACCCTGGTCTCCACTCGCTGGTTTAGCTCCAGTTCCTCCGCTGCTGCCTTTTCCCCAGCTGCCCCACATGCCTTTGCCACCCGGAGCCAACAGCTGGTTGTTGAAATCCATAGCACCAGGCTACAgggaaacaaaaaagttatattCATTCTCAAGAGGCCTGAGAAAGAGCTCAAGCCTTCACATGAATTTTCGGACGTTACCTTTGTGATCTTGCTTAGGCGGGTGGTGTCAATGGGTCTGTTCTTGGAGATGGGGACTGTGTTCCACCCCTCATCCTGAGGCTGGCTGGTCCGGCCACCTCCTGGTGTGTGAGGGCCTCGGCTGCCCATGTTTCCCGTGAACCTGTCTCTGCTTTCCTTCTTGGTCATGAGCTGCTGCTGGACTTTCATCTGTtccctgtgctcctccatctctgcttccttgTGAATCTGATCAATTGTCTTAGGACCCTGGTCTCCTCTACGAGGCACCCAGTTATTCTGTGGATCAGAGACAGAAGACAATTAACACCCGTGAGCCACTCTGGggtgtttcctgtctgtgttttggaTTACATTTGTAATAGTACAAATGTTCTGATAGGAGAACCTGAGACAGAAAGCATATCCACCCTGAATAACACAGTTTTACGTGCGTCaaagattttcatttttaagccCTTTGtgacataaaagaaaaaggggaaaaaatgaaatcctTGTTCTATTCTGCAGCTTCAGTATGATCAACATAAACCGCTTTCCAGTGTTCCTCCTGTTCACAGCAAATCTCTAGAGCGGAACAAAAATTGTCGTTGCCAACTGCAGGCCAAGATGTTGGAGATGAGATACTGAAAGGGCAAGCAGCTGAATGTTATCAAGAACCACCACACCAGTGACATGGCTTGATATCCAGCAGGTAAGGAAATATGAGAAGGAAAGAACTGGACCTAGGTGATTTGCAACGTGAACACcgtaaactttcaaaataaaagtcaggGGTCTGCTTGCTGGCAAATCTATGCCTGATGATGCCGTTCTCatggacaggaaaaaaaaaaaaagttttttcaaaCTAACCCTTTACCCCTTTGAAACCTACCAGCAGTAACCCTTGACGCCATTTTCTGAACCGAGTACTCACTGTCTTATTTTAGCACTGCTTATAGAACAAAACAACTGGGTGCGCACCACAAGTTTGAGAGTGTGGTCTCTGCTATGTAGATAgccttgtaaaaaaacaaaacaaaacccttcaGATTGTACTGTATATAAACACTGAGATACATACACTACTAAGTCAAGTCATGATAAATGCTGGCTATCAGTTCTTTATTGCTCTAAAATGTTGAATATGATTTAACAGTTACCCTTCTGAGGTCCAAAACATCTTGCAGCATGAAGCGGATTCTTGATGAAGTCTTTCTCTCTTTAATGATCTTGTCCATCTGATTAAAATACTGATCCATGCGAGGCTGTCGGGGACACAGAAAAGAGTGAATTTTATGAGGTACAGGTACCAAATGACAAACTGTGTGTACCTAATGATACATCGAGAACTGCCTCCTCAGTTCCTCAACCCATCACTAATGATCAGTGGCCCAGACACGTGGCACAAAAACAAGGTCATCACAGGAGACATCTTAACGTGTACATATAGCGGTGTTAGTCCATGCTTTACTTACCTTTGCCTTCTCAAAGTCCAGGTCTTTACCAATAGTCGACAGCAGTCTGCAGAGACACTCGAGAGACTCCTCATCATGATTCTTAAGTAGTTTCACGACACAGTCGTGCATGATTGGCTCTGTCAGCATCTTAAGCTTAAACAGTTCACCAATGAACTTTATGTTGCCCAGTGAGCGGCGTCGAGCTTTATCTCTGgcctcctccagctccacccTGAAGCGCTCACGCTCCTCACCCTGCAGGCGGATACAAGTTTGTTCTTAGTGTATGAGTCATAtgacaagtttactctaaatctGAACGGTGGTTTTGACAGTTCTTACGTCTTTGGCAGCCTCCAAttccttttgctttttctcaAAGATCTCATCATCATCCTGGTCCTTCTCAAACTCTTTCTGGCAGCGGTTGAGCAGCAGTTTGCGGAAGTTCACAAAAACTCCTGGCTTGTCTGAAGTGGGGACTTTCAGCTGGTGGAAGACAACATTCAATGTCACCAGGGGGTTTTAACGCACGTTTTCCTATTCAACTGCATTTAACAAATATGTAGCTGAGAGTATGCTCCTTCAGTTCCTCAATACCATCACAAAAAGTTCAGTGGCCCAGACACGTGGCACTAAAAAGAAGTCATCACTAGAGCATGTGATCAAAGCACAACATCCAACCTTCACTAGACTCACCCCCATAAGGCAGCGGCACATGTTGGCGTAGGCCACAGAGAAGTTGGGCTCTGAGATGGCCTTCTCAAAGATGAGGTCGATGGCTCCCTTCAGCCTCTCCTCAGTGTCTATCGTCAGCTCTGTCACTTGTTTCATCAGCTCCTGAAACTTCTGTGGCGTAAGCTTGTTGAGGATGCTCCGCAGACGCTTGAACAGCTCTCGAGTCTTGGCCTGTTCTGGGTCTTCCTCTTCAGGCTCATCAACACGGCCACGAGTGACCTTTTTCACAGAGGGCTTCCAGGCCTTCTCAGCCTTGCTGAGCTGCACGTCGTCATTTAGCGACATGCTGGTGATAATTTTTTTGGTTTGAGAGCGACGGGGCCCGGATGGCTAAATGGAGAGAAACgcgtaaatattttaaaaagctagTAGGAAAAAACTTCACTAAACAAAAAGTTTACGTTAGAGATCGCTGCCTTTGCAAACAGCTTGTCTGCCAAACGTAACATCACAACTGCTGGCATTCATTGCACTTTTGTGTCATGTCAGCTCATAatacatctctttatctcaaaAAACATCAGACAAGTACTCCAGCACGTTGTAGGAAGACAGGCACAGAGGGAGATCGTTTTACTTCAGGGCATCACGTCTCAAGTGCAAAAGTATAAAAACGGTGTGCTGACGACACAATTGGTAAACCTATTAACTATAATGCAAGTTAATGCTTAAAGTgtcttttaaaaactgtaaaattagcTAACCGGGCCACGAGGTCCTCCCACTGATCTGCTCCCAAGGTTCCCTAAATATGAGGGAGTAAAATCAGGACCAGTGTTCATCAGGCGAGATGGGTCAGCAGGTCGTAGTGGAGTCTTGTTCACCTGCAATTaaagaggcaaaaataaataaaggaaaaatcacCCGTGTTTTCACACAAAGTTTAAAATACTGGCAGTCGGCAGCactacccctcagcctcctagtagatcAACATATGGTATCAGTTTGAAAATCCTGACTTTGTTCTCGAGTTtttgcattcacaagattttcaggaAACTTCACCTCTGACCTTGAACTTTAGGACAAGGTCACTGAAATTCAAACTTGGAGATTTTTAGCAGATGCACCTACTGATgtgaatttcaaaatcctacatcGCCTCATTATCGCATTTACACCCGCCCACTCGCTCGCTCTGTGTGGTgacaactagagatggaccgatccgatattacgtatcggtatcggtccgatactgacctaaattactggatcggatatcggagaaaaataaaaaatgtaatccgatccattaaatatcacgaaagcacctcgcaaaacttgcaacgcgccgtaactcgcctcagaacgttagcagtatgcatcacgtgatagagcggctgccgcatgcgggacctgtcgtggtctggatagcatgtggagcttcgctagcaacccggcatttcatctccgacaaagttatccccgagagaagtaaagcaagtgtgtaagtccatctctgaatgtttgtaaagcattcctgcgttaagcttaacaaacgatatatggagcgactgcctctcctgctgctacttcaatcatgaaactgcttaacgatcagctgatcggcttttctgtcgggagtccgtgtctctggtttgtttttggcccactttgcaccagaaagaggaaaccagcggctgaacaacagcagcacgtttaagcttgatcagctgttgttagaatgtatttaatattactttctactccaggatctttttctacgtagttgatggctggtaactgtgtaggggcggatctagcaaagttttcatagggcattaacagggaaaaggggagcagaaagacatacttttctttcttattctcatttaaaatgtctagcttttaataaataattatctgacacccaaagttttaatttgatgtaaaatgaatagaagtcaattactgtatatagtaactattaagtctaatatatataccctagtaagctatagtactttttcctttgggaaggtaccatctgtgcagtctgcaactttgttgaagaaagatgttgaatctatttaatattttaatatattgaaaaataattgatttctgtgcatttctttttcacactgcatcaaattaaggttgattacgtcgattaagcatcatgaggtggagcgtgaggggtggttccctattttttatttatttatttttgttgttgctgggagttggaactctattagttaggttgcttaatatttatgctaagtactctttaaaataccagaatagggaggatggtgtaggtttaagtttattagattgatcagtattgctgaactatgaaatatttttttttgcatacaggtataacagaatagctttagtgtagttgttgttttaaacttgagtatgaacttatacaaaatgcagcaagatatttaaaaaaaaacttttgttgaaacacactatatcggattcatatcggtatcggcagatatccaaatttatgatatcggtatcggacataaaaaagtggtatcgtgccatctctagtgacaacaataccccgTCAGCCTTTAACAAAGCTGTGACGGCCCGGGACAACGCATCGGGTTACAAAAATCGGGAGTTGCACGACTGGCTGAAGCGCCTCAAAGATTGTGGTGCGCTTCATGATGTGAGGTCAAAATTTACAGATgaggggtaaaaaaaacaactgccaTATTCTTCAACTCAATTTGTATCG includes:
- the eif4g1a gene encoding eukaryotic translation initiation factor 4 gamma 1a isoform X2 — protein: MNKPPQPIAGPTSVPNPAPSPGLTQAAYGPGQPTSLVFATPPPPQMNSAPQPRQFATGPRTLHQQGGYRALQSYYQNRPTMATSAPRVPGNSGPRAVAPAHVYPPGSQMMMISQPFAGSPQGYFIPSGQYRAPYMPPTQQYPVTSGTANFYTGTSPAEYPPYEPSLAARERRGGGGRGGGRENGRLSLHGAPLASQRYPAGAYYPTPPQYPPSVQPSTVMLSTQQQLQVPPPQQAPAQSQGLMKRERRPITIRDPNQGGRDITHEILSGVMSSTTPTPQAPDASSAQVNGEIAQPVIAQTRRDDNTERPTSAETPPSLAAANAEPVLESKQEVDSQIVLPTELAAQSVAPVATTEVPSTLIKDQQSPPSLPPGATLTTTPAEAVNKVGTTVSDTVDAPHATSQSSEAPEAPVKIEELPAAPAQAEKGPEKEEAKTEEVKKVEKEEQVATTKLEPAAEAAAAGSSNLEEERKNKEEMATKTATEVSQPPPPAREPAGPQTQNAVLRSTPEPESTQVEAAEPVLPNGLPQETEELPKDNAISDTTPHKQPDASQSQESTPMAKTATAAQEVKEEAEEREEEEECKKKSEDTPPASVSCPEESTMQAATHVQRKKKNMKEFNKKEAIGNLLDAFTEEQGAKPASEPMPTQANPPAPAPAELPVEVADETWEQKEDKQNAEPDKSKATPEPTEQKYQYKQEEWKPINPEDKKRYDREFLLGCQFISASMHKPEGLPIISDVVLDKVNKTPLRPADPSRLMNTGPDFTPSYLGNLGSRSVGGPRGPPSGPRRSQTKKIITSMSLNDDVQLSKAEKAWKPSVKKVTRGRVDEPEEEDPEQAKTRELFKRLRSILNKLTPQKFQELMKQVTELTIDTEERLKGAIDLIFEKAISEPNFSVAYANMCRCLMGLKVPTSDKPGVFVNFRKLLLNRCQKEFEKDQDDDEIFEKKQKELEAAKDGEERERFRVELEEARDKARRRSLGNIKFIGELFKLKMLTEPIMHDCVVKLLKNHDEESLECLCRLLSTIGKDLDFEKAKPRMDQYFNQMDKIIKERKTSSRIRFMLQDVLDLRRNNWVPRRGDQGPKTIDQIHKEAEMEEHREQMKVQQQLMTKKESRDRFTGNMGSRGPHTPGGGRTSQPQDEGWNTVPISKNRPIDTTRLSKITKPGAMDFNNQLLAPGGKGMWGSWGKGSSGGTGAKPASGDQDSGRPGTSTLNRFSALQSGSLMSATDSDRRVPQRSSSSRERGSNRDRSDRNRDRFDRFDRSEGREANQVTKRSFSRESQERGGRGGDGRSSTESVRRVASMTDSRDRGSRDRGSRDRGSRDRGSRDKGSDFVPVKRESAPTPPPSLPKPALTEEEVEKKSHAIIEEYLHINDVKEALQCVVELNSTSLLYVFVRNGLESTLERSTIAREHMGLLLHQLIKAGTLPTQQYYKGLLEILEVAEDMAIDIPHIWLYLAELITPMLHEGGIPMGQLFREISKPLVPLGKASVLLVQILKLLCKEKTPNKVGALWTEAGLNWNDFLPKDEDVNKFVTDQKVEFTVGEEMEPKEASKKKVLSGEEISKQLDRLLQDKANNQRIRDWIEANLDEQQTASNQFVRALMTSVCQSAIICDNPYKVDAQQIGQRASLLQRYLYDEQKELQALYALQALMVHMEQPAHLLRMFFDALYDEDVIKEEAFYEWETSKDPAEQTGKGVALKSVTGFFTWLREAEEESDKE
- the eif4g1a gene encoding eukaryotic translation initiation factor 4 gamma 1a isoform X6; protein product: MNKPPQPIAGPTSVPNPAPSPGLTQAAYGPGQPTSLVFATPPPPQMNSAPQPRQFATGPRTLHQQGGYRALQSYYQNRPTMATSAPRVPGNSGPRAVAPAHVYPPGSQMMMISQPFAGSPQGYFIPSGQYRAPYMPPTQQYPVTSGTANFYTGTSPAEYPPYAGAYYPTPPQYPPSVQPSTVMLSTQQQLQVPPPQQAPAQSQGLMKRERRPITIRDPNQGGRDITHEILSGVMSSTTPTPQAPDASSAQVNGEIAQPVIAQTRRDDNTERPTSAETPPSLAAANAEPVLESKQEVDSQIVLPTELAAQSVAPVATTEVPSTLIKDQQSPPSLPPGATLTTTPAEAVNKVGTTVSDTVDAPHATSQSSEAPEAPVKIEELPAAPAQAEKGPEKEEAKTEEVKKVEKEEQVATTKLEPAAEAAAAGSSNLEEERKNKEEMATKTATEVSQPPPPAREPAGPQTQNAVLRSTPEPESTQVEAAEPVLPNGLPQETEELPKDNAISDTTPHKQPDASQSQESTPMAKTATAAQEVKEEAEEREEEEECKKKSEDTPPASVSCPEESTMQAATHVQRKKKNMKEFNKKEAIGNLLDAFTEEQGAKPASEPMPTQANPPAPAPAELPVEVADETWEQKEDKQNAEPDKSKATPEPTEQKYQYKQEEWKPINPEDKKRYDREFLLGCQFISASMHKPEGLPIISDVVLDKVNKTPLRPADPSRLMNTGPDFTPSYLGNLGSRSVGGPRGPPSGPRRSQTKKIITSMSLNDDVQLSKAEKAWKPSVKKVTRGRVDEPEEEDPEQAKTRELFKRLRSILNKLTPQKFQELMKQVTELTIDTEERLKGAIDLIFEKAISEPNFSVAYANMCRCLMGLKVPTSDKPGVFVNFRKLLLNRCQKEFEKDQDDDEIFEKKQKELEAAKDGEERERFRVELEEARDKARRRSLGNIKFIGELFKLKMLTEPIMHDCVVKLLKNHDEESLECLCRLLSTIGKDLDFEKAKPRMDQYFNQMDKIIKERKTSSRIRFMLQDVLDLRRNNWVPRRGDQGPKTIDQIHKEAEMEEHREQMKVQQQLMTKKESRDRFTGNMGSRGPHTPGGGRTSQPQDEGWNTVPISKNRPIDTTRLSKITKPGAMDFNNQLLAPGGKGMWGSWGKGSSGGTGAKPASGDQDSGRPGTSTLNRFSALQSGSLMSATDSDRRVPQRSSSSRERGSNRDRSDRNRDRFDRFDRSEGREANQVTKRSFSRESQERGGRGGDGRSSTESVRRVASMTDSRDRGSRDRGSRDRGSRDRGSRDKGSDFVPVKRESAPTPPPSLPKPALTEEEVEKKSHAIIEEYLHINDVKEALQCVVELNSTSLLYVFVRNGLESTLERSTIAREHMGLLLHQLIKAGTLPTQQYYKGLLEILEVAEDMAIDIPHIWLYLAELITPMLHEGGIPMGQLFREISKPLVPLGKASVLLVQILKLLCKEKTPNKVGALWTEAGLNWNDFLPKDEDVNKFVTDQKVEFTVGEEMEPKEASKKKVLSGEEISKQLDRLLQDKANNQRIRDWIEANLDEQQTASNQFVRALMTSVCQSAIICDNPYKVDAQQIGQRASLLQRYLYDEQKELQALYALQALMVHMEQPAHLLRMFFDALYDEDVIKEEAFYEWETSKDPAEQTGKGVALKSVTGFFTWLREAEEESDKE